The window ATATTGCCCATCTTCTACCAGTCCAGCATGGCTGCAAGCAAATAAAACTCCAAGAACAGTGATGTAGTTTGGTTTGATCCCTGAGACTTTCATCTCCTTGAATAATTCCAGTGCTTTTCTGCTGAAACCATTCTGGGCATAGCCTATGATCATGGTGCTCCAGGAGATCACGTCCTTCTCTACCATCCGAGTAAATATTTTGTGGGCATCTTCTAAATTGCCACACTTGCAATACATGTCCAAAAGTGCATTGTTAAGGATTAGGTCCCGCTGGAACTTGAGTACATCAACATGGACTtgacttccaacttctaaaagtGCCAAACTAGTACAAGCTCTAAGAACACTTGTCAAGGTCGACTGATCAGACGAGAATCCGGCtctcttcattcttttgaagagaGTCAAAGCTTCATCCCCATCACTGTTTTGAGCAAATCCACCAATAATGGAGTTCCAGACAACAAGATCCCCTGTCACCATCTCATTAAAGGTGCACAATGCACACTCGAGTTGACCCATTTTGGAGTAAACATCAATAAGAGCACTTCGGACAAATACGTCAGACTCCAGACCAACTTTGAGTATGCTGCAGTGGAGCTGCCCAAGATTGGACAGGTCATCACAAGATCTCAGAACAGAGGAGTAAGTAAACATATTAGGTCTCACACCATCTCTCAGCATGAGGATCAAAAACTCCAAAGCCTTGTTGTTGATCTTAGCGCTAGAGTAGGCAGCTATCATTGTAGTCCAGGAGACAACATTTCTGTCAGACATTTGATCAAATAAAGCTTGTGCTTCGTCCAGCATGTTAAACTTCACATACATGTTAATAAGTGTGTTAATGAGGAACGTTTTGGGCTCATAACCATAGGAGAACACATGTTGGTGGACCCGTTTGCCTTGTTCGACTGCGCCACGAGCCAAGCAGCACTTAATGAGTTCAGAGTAGGTGACAGCATCAGCCCATATCTTGTGAGTTTGCAAGGAGTTTAATGCTTTCATAGCCCTGGAAAGATCCCTTTGATAGCAGTAAGTAGTGAACTCATTGAGCATATCATTACATTTAATTGATCTTGTCTCATTCTGCCACTGAGTTGCTACACCAGAGTAACAGCGCAGATGTTGAAGCAGATGTCCAAGTGCAAAGAGTGGAGGAAATGGACCAATAAAAACCAGACCAAATACTGGTGTGAGTTTGGATTTGAATCTCAGTAAGGATTTCATCTCATTTTATGTTGTAGGACTGTGAAGATTTTCAGAAAAGCAATACAGTATGAGCAAAGTAACTACCAATTAAATGCGTTATACAAATTTTCTTTCAACATAATTAataggcagcccggtgcactaagctcacGCAATGTGTGGGGTCCGGGAAAGGTCTGGACCACATTGGGTCTTATGTACGCAGCTTTATCTTGCACttttgcaagaggttgtttccgcgCTTGCACCCGTGACCTCCTGAAAACATAATTGAAATGGAAAATTTGCAGCTCATACGATTTTAGATGTAGTTTCTACTTCTCTAGTAATTCAGAAAGTTTTATCCACGTTTAACCTCCAAAAGAAGGTCAATCTAAAATCATGAATTGAAATGTGACAACACTAGGAAGGAGAGAGCATAAACATTCAGTAGAAATTTTTCGACACTAGTATTCATAAAAAGGGACCAGCCTATTCCACAATTAACAGCTTCTCATTAAAGAACAGAGCTAAAACGTGATTCTATATTGAGAAGAATCATATCCTTGTTTTAGCAACTCATATAAGGGCAATAAACTCTCCAAGTTCagaccttttttttttctttcttgtgtGTGTTTTTCCCACCTCTAACAATCAATTTATGTTTAGCTTTAGTGAATAAAGAGATATGAATTTGCTAATCTAATTAATTTTGGCTATGAACCTGCTCGCAAAAAGTTATGTTCAATGTTTTCCCGGTTAATATAGAAAGTAATATATGCATACAATCAAATAGGTTGTAGGCATTGCATAAGAGTAACAAGTAGAAACAGAATTTGTACTCACACTTTACAGAAATGAGACCGTGACACGAAGATTCAGCGTAGGCAATTGCAAGAATTTTGGATGTTGAAACTAAGAAGTTGTCTAATTTAAAGCAATTTCCAGCTGCAGCTATATTCGTAATAGCTCGGCCCGCCCAATCCGCGAGAAATTGAGGAATGGCGATTAAATCATACTAGTAACTTTGAGAAAATGACAAAATGGTGTCTTATGTTTGGGATAGGCCTAAATTGTCCCTTAAATATACTCCTAAACAGTTTTGATCCGGGGTGGatataaaatccgaaaaatcaaaaaatcagaCTGAACCGAATTAATTTGGAATTTTGGTATCGGTTCTTCGATTTTTTGGTAGTAATTaggtataaatattttaaaagttcgGTACTTCGGTACGGTTCTCGGTAGAGGTGTTCATaaaaaaccgaaaaaccgaaccaaaccgacccaAAAAaacgatactttttaggtttggtttggttttggttttgaattttaaaaaccgatcaaacttggtttggttttggttttaatcaaaaaataactaaaaaaaatcgagtcaaaccgactataaaagtagctatttaaatttattattacacatatatatgtatatttttatataaaatttctaaaattttatggtacatactAGTCATTTagatttttagtctagttctttgctattataataatctaattctttgcatttacattctagtttgattggtagttttcttttgctaagtacaagaatttatttcatgttaaaaataatcgatttttaattgagtactttaattattcatcactatttgattcaattatcatcaatatatcttggtaaatgatagatttctcaaaaagcaattgatttgatagtatTACGTTGAAAATATAGTTACCGGAATATGTGTTCGGTAGTGTATGTCTTATGTTTAAGAAACAAACCGATGAATAACCGATGTATCTAATTCTTTgcttttacattctagtttgattggtagttttctttagctaagtacaagaatttattccatgttaaaaataatcgatttttaattgagtgctttaattattcatcactatttgattcaattatcatcaatatatcttggtaaatgatagatttctcaaagaataattgatttgatagtgttacgttgaaaatatagtcaccggaatatgcgtttggtagtgtatgtctcatatttaagaaaaatatcAACGAATAACCGAAAAAACGATAAACCGAAtcaaaccgaatcgataaaaaaccaacttaattggtttggtttggttaaaatattttaaaacccgacttacttggtttgatttttttttaaggaaaaatcaacccaaatcgaaccatgaacaccccctAGTTCTCGGTATTGAACTTTCAATACTTTGATAAACCAAAATATCGAAATATTTTAGTAAGCCCATCCCAAGTTCCCATTTCCCAACCCAAGTACAACTTACAACCCCTAAAGCCGGTAAGCCCAATTCAACTATCCAAATCCAATCTTCTACTTTTGACTTACAATAAGATATGTATACCAAGATTACAAACTCCAACTTGGTGGAATGTGTTGATATTTTCATATATTTGATTCTGGAACTAAATAATATTGGAAAAGTTCCTCATTTTCTTGTTGTTTTAGATTCTTTGGTTTCTCTGTCCTTTGTTGCTCTACTGTGAATTCTCAGTTAGAACATAAATGTAGCAAATTTGATTTTTAAAGCTGGAGCATTTTCAGGCTAGAAGGAACGATTAGTGATTATCATAAATTTGGATTAAGTACAGTACTAATATTAGGCATTTGAAGATAGATTGGGTGCAATAGATGAAAACATTATTCCTTCGAGTTCGTTGTTGACAAACCAATATGGTTATCTCATGGATTTGGATTATATGGATGGACTATTATGAGAACTCCACTAACAGCAATTTTACCGAACCGTATTGAAGTCGTaccaaatcaaattaagaaaCACCAAATCGTATCGAActattttggtacggtatttgataTGCACAATTGACATACCAGAGACCGAAATTTTTAAATACCGTACCGAACGTCCACCCCTAGTTTTGATCTTTAAAGTTTGGCAAAAGTAGATGCTTTTAATCTTCGTCAAATCTTTTCTTCTCACAGTTCACATTAAATTTAATAACAAGAGTTTGTTACTCCCTCTGATCCATAGTTGGCACATTCCTTAATAAAATACTAACTCCTAGAGAAAAAAAGGTATTTTGACTACGTTATCATTAATTAAAATTTGCATATTGTTGACACATGTGgatatgtaaataagggcaaattttaaaaaaataaagttaattCCTTCTCGATTATGTAAAAGGACACTTATTTTGGTTCAAAATAAAAGGacaaaaaaatcacttattataGATCGGAGAAAGTAAATACTTGACGGACTCCAAACATGTTCACTTTTAGACCACTCATGTTCTAAATTAGAGAGCATTTTAGACCTATTTCTAAACATAAGAGAgcatttttaattattttctcgTAATCAATGATTACTATTAAAGAACAATTGGTGTCAATACATTGTTGATCTCCATTGAATTTTATAAGAAGCAAAGTTTCATAACATCTTCTTTCTGATGAAATGATAGGTGTATGAAAATCTACTAAAATCTAGTGAGCAATAAGAGATTATAGACCAACTGATGGTTCAGCGCAAAATCGATGCAGTAATTTATACCCAgaaagaaaaatttaaaaaaaaaagaaggaatagACAGTTGAACACAGTAAACTTATAAGCCAGCAACCTCATCTGTGGCTGGGTGTGACATGACCTCTTTGCTACAAGATGACatgcttatttttcttttctttacataACAGTTATGGTGTCCTGACCAACTTACATCTACTGCAATTAAACCATTAAGTATATGTTACCTTCTATCAGTACATGGATTGCTACTTAAGCTTGGCCTAACTGATTGTGAAGTAGCACCAAAGAGTAACTGCACAGCAACAACATAACACTACTATACAGTACTAAAAACATAATACATTAAAAGCACCTGTTCTGGGGTCAAAAACATtgatctttcttctttcttttcgcCCACGGTGCAAGTATATTAGGTTGAGGTCCAAGGGAACAGAAAGAAAAATTTCACGGGAGTGAATGTAAACTCATATCACAGGAGATAACATTTCTCATCCATTATTCATCAGTCTATTCAACTATCATTGGGAACAAACTTGTTCATTTCACAAATCATCGTATCTAAACCACTAAAATTTAATACTCCACATCATACATCCATATCGGGAGTGATAAAAGTTGCCTTACGAACAAAAGGTTGGTCACAAGTACCAGAACTTAATAAGAGAAAAGGTATAGAAAGCCTTAAAAAAGCAATAAATACTATGCTCCATTCTCTGTTCTTGAGATCATTTTCTGAGCCAACATCTTTTCTATTATCATCTTGAGTGCGGGGGCACTTGCACGACACTTATCATCTGAAAAGCAAGATCGCCCTTCTTCAGCTGCTTTACATAGCTGAGGATCAAGTGGTACTTTCCCAAGAAAAGGGACACCCATATCACCgcacatctttgcagcacctccACCACTGCTATCAAAAACTTCACTAAAGGCAACCAAGTTTAGCATTTCTGGGGCTTTTTCTCTCATATAAGCTATGGCCCACTCGGTCATGTCTTTTTGCTCACCGGTCTCTGTCATTCTCATGAATTTGAATTCTGTGAGTGGTTGGGACAGACCACTCATGTTCTCAACAACACCAAGAACCTCCACCCCAACTTTCTTGCAAAAACTAACTTCTTTCCTCACATCTATCAGTGATACCTGTTGTGGGGTTGTGACGATAACTGCACCATCTATTCCAGTTGCTTGTAGGAATTGAACAATTGAAATATGCTCATCTGAGGTCCCAGGTGGAGCATCAACCACAAGAAAATCAAGCTCTCCCCAATAAACTTCTTTGAGGAATTGCTTAATTAGACCATTCTTGCGGGGACCTCTCCATATGACAGCTTCATCAGGGTTGGGAAGCATGAAACCAATTGACATAACCCCAAGGTTAGACTCAACATAAACAGGGGACCATCCAATGTTACTCTGGTGAATCTCTCGTCCTTCTAGACCAAGCATCTTTGGGATGCTGGGGCCACATATATCAATATCAAGGAGACCTACTTGAAAATCCATAGCTGCCAATGCAAAAGCAAGTTGAGCTGAGAATGTACTCTTACCAACTCCGCCTTTGCCAGATAAAACCAGTATTTTGTGCTTCACAGTTGCCATTCTTTCTACTATTGCCACCAAGTCTGCACGAAACAATAAATACAAACACGTGGAAAATGAATACCATATGCAACCTTGATATATAAAACATATTATGCTACTGCGCACCATCGTTGACAGGTAAAATATAAGTAATTGGGAAAAGCAACGGCTGAAATATACAGCATGCATTTGACCCCAGAAATGTCCCAACTTGGTAAATAAACAATCTAGTCAGTATTACACTATCAACCACTTTGTCATTCAACTTTCGAAAACCTACGGTGTCCGCATACTAGCTTTCAGAAGCAAACAAATTATTCATTAGAAAGCGTCAGTCAACAATATTCAAATTTCCTTTGTTACTTACTGCAACATATAAGAGCTACTTGAGTTACACTATCCATATGAGaacataaattcaaaataaatgtACCAAGGCAATAGTTCTAAAATTAGAAAAGGTAACATCTGAATGAGAGCTAGATGCCTATGCCTGAGAGGTGCTTAATGTGATTTAGATATTCTTTAGTGTGAACGTTTGCACGTTTTTGTGTGGAGAAAATCCTTTCTATCGTTGCTCATTCCACAATGAATCTTCAGAAATATAGAATTCCTTCAACTTCTTCTTAAGTTCCCTTCTTGCTGCACAGACTAAAAAACCCTCTCCGACCAATCATTGCAGAGCATACACATTTTTTTTTATTGGTAAAGTTTATGTCTTTCAGTGAACTTCAGTTAAAAGTTTatcctttctttcttaaactcatTCCCAAGTTAAGGATTTAAAATATTGAACTAATTCCTGAGTTGATGATCTTAATAAGATTCAGACAAATTGAATTAAGCATCCTTCCTTTATGACTTTAGGTACTGTATGAGCATGGGTATATAGCCAAGGACATCAAAAAGACATAATGCAATAAATAACAAACATATCTGAAATTTCTGTGAAAAATACGCATATGTATCTTGTACTTCAGCAACAAGTGCACTCTATCTGCTAATAGTGCTTCATATGTGCTTCATATGTAATGAAATTGCCGATAGTTACTTAATAATAGCCCCTCCATTGTGTTTCATTAACATAGTTTAACCACCCTGACTATTAAAAAAGAAAGACGAAGATATTATGCTGAGGTTACTTTGAACTATGTATATACACAATCTTGTAATAGTACTATAAGTGTTTCTAAATGATTACATTCCGAATTCTAGAAGAAAGaagcttttgccatttttataatgtcaaacTAATTGGGACGGGATCTCTTTCTCTTAGCATTTGGAATAAAGCAATTGATTTTTTCCCATCCCCATAAGCTTTGGCGCGCAGAGTTAACCCGATAAGATGCATAATCCTAGTGCACACAAGCTAGCACGACACTaggatattaaaaaataaaagggaTAACATTCCAAGTCAGAAAAATTGACACCTAATATTtcaaggaaagaaaaacaagttCAAACAAAGTATTTTACAGAATCATATTATGCACAATTAAAGAGCAAAATAGTGATGGGAAAAatattggaaaaagaaaagacCTGGGTCAGGGCCTTTAGGAGCAGTAGCACAAATTTCCTGATTGGGGCATCCTTGGCAAGCATCCGATTTTCCTGCTGTTTCAGATTGTGGACCTGGACAATCTGAAATACCAACAACAAAACAACACAAATATAGACGCTTAAGCAATTAAatcgaagaaaaaaaaaactttagctTTACATCAAAGAATAAACATACGTTCAGGAGCATTTTCTGGGATTTCATTGGGCCCTCCTCCGTTTTCCATCTTTTTCCTCTTAGTTTTACAACCTGCAGGAACAGCTAGAATACAGCCCAAAGATTTAAACTTTAATTACAGCTAAATTAGTAATCGCAAATTCCAGTACCTTTTTCTTCTGCAACAAGTCGATTGTTGTCGGTCTAAGGTTTACAGAATTTAACGAAATTTTTGTAGGTTTTTTTATGCTGCCTTTTAGGCTCAGAGAAATGGCTGTAAATTTGTAATTCCTTTTGTATATTAGGGCTACAGAGTTTAACTCAGGGGAGAGATAAAGAAAAGGAACATAAGTGTAAATGTTTGACTTTTATTTTACTTGTTCCCTTATGTTTAAATAAAAAAGTACCCTTTGAGTATGCATCGAACACTTTTtgattattaaaaattaatacttTTGATCTCCATCAAATATTTAATGAATTAtattaatgaaaatatggaaaaaaGATCAGTGAGAACTCACATTTAAAGGTTAAATTttgtattttgttatttttggtcACTTTCTAGAGTTTGATGCACCCTTTGAAAGTGCAATTTCTCCTATTTTGGTGTCTAATGTACTTTTTAGGATTTGATGGGACTTTTGTGGTGTTTAagcataaattatttttttcatattttcCGTCAAATCTAACtaatataaattgttaaatatttGATGGAGAGTAaacttaaatataatattttacgAACTACTTTGAACCTATTCTCAAACATATGAGACTATTTTtatcatatatattttttttttgtattttgacataagtttttttttttaaagtagatTTTGAAGTTAagttaaataaattaaaattgtATTTGGACAtacatttatttgaaaaaataatacATATCTAATGTCACTTTTTCAAACTTGAAACTCGGTATCTTATTTCATTTTCTACTAATTATACTAGTACTAATTAACGTTATATGCCGGGGAGAAAATAACAATTCAAACTGGAAACTGGCTATTTTTAACATCGTTATATAATTTTCGTGTTTCGATATTAACTCGTTCACAAATCAAACAAATACCAAAATTATATTGAATCTGCCATAAGATTCAATAAAGTACTAAAAGTTTGCGGGCTAGAATTAGGTTAGAGAAATTTATATTTCATATTGACATTACTTTATGCTGGTATTTCTATTTTCA is drawn from Nicotiana tomentosiformis chromosome 12, ASM39032v3, whole genome shotgun sequence and contains these coding sequences:
- the LOC104120486 gene encoding pentatricopeptide repeat-containing protein At2g03880, mitochondrial — protein: MKSLLRFKSKLTPVFGLVFIGPFPPLFALGHLLQHLRCYSGVATQWQNETRSIKCNDMLNEFTTYCYQRDLSRAMKALNSLQTHKIWADAVTYSELIKCCLARGAVEQGKRVHQHVFSYGYEPKTFLINTLINMYVKFNMLDEAQALFDQMSDRNVVSWTTMIAAYSSAKINNKALEFLILMLRDGVRPNMFTYSSVLRSCDDLSNLGQLHCSILKVGLESDVFVRSALIDVYSKMGQLECALCTFNEMVTGDLVVWNSIIGGFAQNSDGDEALTLFKRMKRAGFSSDQSTLTSVLRACTSLALLEVGSQVHVDVLKFQRDLILNNALLDMYCKCGNLEDAHKIFTRMVEKDVISWSTMIIGYAQNGFSRKALELFKEMKVSGIKPNYITVLGVLFACSHAGLVEDGQYYFHSMKKLFGIDPGREHYGCMVDLLGRSGKLDEAVKLIHEMECEPDAVTWRTLLGACRVHRKMDLAEYAAKQIIKLDPSDAGTYILLSNIYAHTHKWEDVMDLRRSMRERGVKKEPGCSWVEVNKQIHAFIMGDNSHPQIEEIKKELNQIIWRLKEVGYVPDTNFVLQDLEGEQMEDSLLYHSEKIAVAFGVMSLSREKTIRIRKNLRICGDCHLFAKLLAQIERRSIVIRDPIRYHHFQDGICSCGDYW
- the LOC104120487 gene encoding cytosolic Fe-S cluster assembly factor NBP35, which produces MENGGGPNEIPENAPEHCPGPQSETAGKSDACQGCPNQEICATAPKGPDPDLVAIVERMATVKHKILVLSGKGGVGKSTFSAQLAFALAAMDFQVGLLDIDICGPSIPKMLGLEGREIHQSNIGWSPVYVESNLGVMSIGFMLPNPDEAVIWRGPRKNGLIKQFLKEVYWGELDFLVVDAPPGTSDEHISIVQFLQATGIDGAVIVTTPQQVSLIDVRKEVSFCKKVGVEVLGVVENMSGLSQPLTEFKFMRMTETGEQKDMTEWAIAYMREKAPEMLNLVAFSEVFDSSGGGAAKMCGDMGVPFLGKVPLDPQLCKAAEEGRSCFSDDKCRASAPALKMIIEKMLAQKMISRTENGA